In one Triplophysa rosa linkage group LG13, Trosa_1v2, whole genome shotgun sequence genomic region, the following are encoded:
- the fgf1a gene encoding putative fibroblast growth factor 1 — MTEADVTAFSPETFELPDYTALKRLYCMNGGFHLQILQDGTASGTREENIYSILRVKATSPGVVVIEGTETGQYLAMNEDGKLYGSTSVTDESYFLERMEENHYNTYKSRTHGENWYVGIKKNGKMKLGPRTHVGQKAVFFLPRQVDQVQD, encoded by the exons ATGACAGAGGCCGATGTTACAGCATTTTCACCAGAGACTTTCGAGCTGCCCGACTACACGGCGCTCAAGCGCTTATACTGTATGAATGGAGGCTTTCACCTTCAGATCCTGCAGGACGGGACAGCGTCTGGGACACGAGAGGAAAATATCTACA GTATACTGCGAGTTAAAGCCACAAGTCCAGGAGTGGTGGTTATTGAAGGAACGGAGACAGGACAATACCTCGCCATGAATGAAGATGGCAAGCTGTATGGCTCA ACATCAGTAACCGATGAAAGttactttttggagagaatGGAGGAAAACCACTACAATACGTATAAGTCTCGCACGCATGGTGAAAACTGGTATGTTGGAATTAAAAAGAATGGGAAAATGAAACTTGGCCCAAGAACACACGTCGGACAAAAGGCTGTTTTTTTCCTCCCTCGACAAGTGGACCAGGTACAGGACTGA
- the ndfip1 gene encoding NEDD4 family-interacting protein 1, whose translation MTEQRSGYQQLSNEEEGEVFQQATDAPPPYSSLAASNAAFFEYKEDEGFPKPPSYNVATTLPSYDEAERIKAESTVPLVTERDEDFIGRDGFDDTDQLRVGNDGIFMLTFFMAFLFNWIGFFLSFCLTTSAAGRYGAISGFGLSLVKWVLIVRFSTYFPGYFDGQYWLWWVFLVVGFLLFFRGFVNYSRVRNMADHSMTTLPRTRVLFIY comes from the exons ATGACAGAGCAAAGGAGTGGATATCAGCAG TTGAGTAATGAGGAAGAAGGGGAGGTTTTTCAACAAGCCACCGACGCACCTCCACCTTACAGCAGCCTTGCAGCGAGTAACGCAG CTTTTTTCGAGTACAAAGAGGACGAAGGCTTTCCCAAACCCCCCTCATACAATGTTGCCACAACATTACCATCATACGACGAGGCTGAGAGGATCAAAGCTGAATCCACTGTTCCCTTGGTCACTGAAAGG GATGAAGACTTTATTGGCAGAGATGGCTTTGACGATACAGACCAGCTGCGGGTCGGAAACGATGGGATATTTATGCTGACGTTTTTCA TGGCGTTCCTATTTAACTGGATCGGCTTCTTCCTCTCCTTCTGTCTGACCACCTCTGCTGCTGGTCGCTATGGGGCGATATCTGGCTTCGGACTGTCCCTGGTTAAATGGGTTCTGATTGTCAGG TTTTCCACATACTTCCCTGGATATTTTGATGGGCAGTACTGGCTTTGGTGGGTTTTCCTGGTTGTAG GATTCCTGCTGTTTTTCCGGGGGTTTGTGAACTACTCCAGAGTTCGCAACATGGCAGATCATTCTATGACTACGCTTCCTCGAACCCGAGTTCTTTTTATCTATTAG
- the gnpda1 gene encoding glucosamine-6-phosphate isomerase 1, protein MKLIILNDYDQVSEWAAKYIRNRIRKFNPGPDRFFTLGLPTGSTPLGCYKKLIEYHKRGEVSFQYVKTFNMDEYVGLPREHPESYHSFMWNNFFKHIDIRAENTHILDGNASNLEKECQDFEAQIKAAGGIELFVGGIGPDGHIAFNEPGSSLVSRTRVKTLAMDTILANARFFDGDLSKVPTMALTVGVGTVMDAREVMVLITGAHKAFALYKAIEEGVNHMWTVSAFQQHPQTVFVCEEDATQELRVKTVKYFKGMMHVHNKMVDEL, encoded by the exons ATGAAACTCATCATACTCAACGACTATGACCAGGTCAGCGAATGGGCTGCCAAATACATCAGAAACAGGATTAGAAAATTCAATCCAGGTCCTGACAGATTCTTCACTCTCGGACTTCCCACAG GAAGCACTCCCCTCGGATGCTACAAGAAACTTATCGAGTATCACAAGAGGGGAGAAGTATCTTTCCAATATGTGAAAACGTTTAATATGGATGAGTATGTAG GACTTCCTAGAGAACATCCTGAAAGTTATCACTCATTTATGTGGAACAACTTCTTCAAGCATATTGACATCCGAGCAGAGAACACTCATATCTTGGACGGCAACGCGTCCAATCTAGAGAAAGAATGTCAGGACTTTGAAGCCCAGATCAAAGCTGCTGGAGGAATTGAACTTTTTGTTGGCG GTATTGGACCTGACGGTCACATCGCCTTCAATGAGCCCGGTTCTAGTCTTGTGTCCCGAACACGTGTTAAGACTTTAGCCATGGACACGATCCTGGCTAATGCACGTTTCTTTGATGGAGATCTTTCTAAAGTCCCCACCATGGCTCTCACTGTTGGTGTTGGTACGGTCATGGATGCTCGGGAG GTCATGGTACTTATCACGGGTGCTCATAAAGCATTTGCCCTCTATAAAGCCATAGAAGAGGGAGTAAATCACATGTGGACTGTATCAGCTTTCCAGCAGCATCCTCagactgtatttgtgtgtgaggAAGATGCCACACAGGAGCTGAGGGTCAAAACGGTCAAGTATTTCAAAG gcATGATGCATGTGCACAATAAGATGGTGGACGAGCTATAG
- the hspa4b gene encoding heat shock 70 kDa protein 4b, with translation MSVVGFDLGFLNCYVAVARAGGIETIANEYSDRCTPACVSFGPRNRSIGAAAKSQLVTNCKNTVQGFKSFHGRAFSDPFVQNMKSRLVYDLSQMPSGTTGLKVMYLEEEKVFSIEQVTAMLLSKLKETAESALKKPVADCVISVPCFFTDAERRSVIDAAQIAGLNCLRLMNETTAVALAYGIYKQDLPAPEEKPRNVVFVDLGHSGYQVSVCAFNKGKLKILATAFDSEMGGQDFDERLVKHFCDEFAVKYKLDVKSKPRALVRLYQECEKLKKLMSANSSDLPLNIECFMNDIDVSSKLNRGQFEEMCADILARVELPLRSIIEQAHLKKDDIYAVEILGGASRMPAIKERISKFFGKETSTTLNADEAVARGCALQCAILSPAFKVREFSITDVVPFPISLKWNSAAEDGVSDCEVFPKNHASPYSKVLTFYRREPFSLDAYYNCPKELPYPDPTIGQYVIQKVVPQATGESSKVKVKVRVNIHGIFSVSSASLVEIQKSEEEEEKMDTEQTSEKENESKMQVDQEEQKSPGDEQEAGEKKAGTEEMETSTEEGKQEKKSDQPPQAKKPKVKTKVLDLPIENNPQWQLANEMLNLFVESEGKMIMQDKLEKERNDSKNYVEEYVYEMRDRLNGIFEKFVNESDRDTFLLKLEDTEAWLYEDGEDQPKQVYIDKLADLKKLGQPIQDRYTESEERPKAFDELGRQLQQFMKIVEAYKTKEEQYDHLDETDVQKVDRMVNDVMIWMNSQMNQQSKQSLAMEPVVKTSDIQAKTRELFSTCNPVVSKPKPKVDLPKEENPSEPNGPVNGQENAEAQSSGTEQAAADSAETTEAKPEMDLD, from the exons ATGTCTGTCGTGGGTTTTGATCTGGGTTTTCTGAATTGCTATGTAGCAGTAGCTCGAGCTGGAGGAATCGAGACGATTGCGAACGAATACAGCGACCGATGCACACC AGCATGCGTTTCCTTTGGACCCCGAAATCGATCTATTGGTGCTGCAGCTAAAAGTCAG CTGGTCACCAACTGCAAAAACACCGTCCAAGGATTCAAATCTTTCCATGGTCGAGCCTTCTCTGATCCATTTGTCCAGAACATGAAGTCCAGGCTTGTGTATGACCTGTCACAGATGCCTTCAGGAACAACAGGCTTAAAG GTGATGTACTTGGAGGAGGAGAAGGTCTTCAGTATTGAGCAGGTCACAGCGAtgctcctgtccaaactgaaggAGACCGCTGAGAGCGCCCTGAAGAAACCGGTTGCTGATTGTGTCATCTCT GTCCCCTGCTTTTTCACTGATGCTGAGAGAAGATCTGTCATTGATGCAGCTCAGATTGCAGGACTCAACTGTCTGAGACTTATGAATGAAACAACTGCAG TGGCTTTGGCATATGGGATTTACAAGCAGGATCTTCCAGCGCCCGAGGAAAAGCCGAGGAATGTGGTGTTTGTGGATCTTGGACATTCAGGCTACCAGGTCTCGGTCTGTGCCTTTAATAAAGGCAAACTGAAG ATTCTAGCCACAGCCTTTGACTCTGAGATGGGAGGCCAAGACTTCGATGAGAGGCTGGTGAAGCATTTTTGTGATGAGTTTGCAGTGAAGTACAAGCTGGATGTAAAGTCCAAGCCCAGAGCTTTGGTGCGACTCTACCAGGAGTGTGAAAAGCTGAAGAAACTGATGAGCGCAAACTCCTCTGATCTGCCCCTTAACATCGAGTGTTTCATGAACGACATTGATGTGTCCAGCAAACTCAACAG GGGTCAGTTTGAAGAGATGTGCGCTGACATCTTAGCAAGGGTTGAACTTCCACTGCGCAGCATCATTGAACAAGCTC aTCTGAAAAAAGATGACATTTATGCTGTCGAAATATTGGGAGGAGCCTCTAGAATGCCGGCCATCAAGGAGAGAATCAGCAAATTCTTTGGGAAGGAAACGAGCACGACGCTGAACGCAGATGAGGCTGTGGCCAGAGGATGTGCCCTTCAG TGCGCTATTCTCTCTCCTGCTTTCAAAGTCCGTGAGTTTTCCATAACGGATGTGGTTCCTTTTCCGATCTCTCTGAAATGGAATTCTGCAGCTGAAGACGGAGTCAG CGACTGTGAGGTGTTTCCAAAGAACCATGCATCACCTTACTCAAAAGTGTTAACCTTCTATCGGAGAGAGCCTTTTTCTTTGGATGCTTACTATAACTGCCCTAAAGAGCTCCCTTATCCAGATCCCACAATAG GACAATATGTTATCCAAAAGGTGGTACCTCAGGCCACAGGTGAGAGTTCAAAGGTGAAGGTGAAAGTGCGAGTCAATATCCATGGGATCTTCAGCGTGTCCAGCGCTTCACTAGTGGAGATCCAGAAGTCTGAGGAGGAAGAAGAGAAAATGGACACTGAGCAGACctctgaaaaagaaaatgag AGTAAAATGCAGGTTGATCAAGAAGAACAGAAGTCACCAGGAGATGAACAAGAAGCTGGGGAGAAAAAAGCCGGAACAGAAGAAATGGAG ACGTCCACAGAGGAAGGCAAACAGGAGAAGAAATCCGATCAGCCTCCGCAGGCCAAGAAGCCCAAAGTGAAAACAAAGGTCTTGGATCTTCCCATTGAAAACAATCCACAGTGGCAGTTAGCCAATGAAATGCTGAATCTGTTCGTGGAGAGCGAG GGTAAAATGATCATGCAGGACAAGCTTGAGAAGGAACGAAACGATTCCAAGAACTACGTGGAGGAGTATGTGTACGAGATGAGAGACAGACTGAACGGGATATTCGAGAAGTTCGTCAATGAGAGT GATAGAGACACTTTCTTATTAAAACTAGAGGACACTGAGGCATGGCTCTATGAAGATGGCGAGGATCAACCTAAACAAGTGTACATCGACAAACTTGCTGACCTGAAG AAACTCGGCCAGCCCATTCAAGACAGATACACAGAATCTGAAGAGAGACCCAAAGCTTTTGATGAGTTGGGCAGACAGTTGCAGCAATTCATGAAGATTGTAGAAGCCTATAAAACCAAG GAGGAACAGTATGACCATTTGGATGAGACTGACGTGCAGAAGGTGGACAGGATGGTGAATGATGTCATGATCTGGATGAACAGTCAAATGAACCAGCAGAGTAAACAGAGTCTCGCCATGGAGCCCGTGGTGAAAACTTCAGACATACAGGCCAAAACACGG GAGCTGTTCTCTACCTGCAATCCAGTTGTGTCCAAACCCAAGCCCAAAGTGGACTTGCCAAAAGAAGAGAACCCATCAGAGCCAAACGGACCGGTCAATGGACAGGAAAACGCAGAGGCTCAGTCCAGCGGTACAGAACAAGCTGCAGCAGACAGTGCAGAAACTACAGAAGCCAAGCCTGAAATGGACCTTGACTAA
- the mars2 gene encoding methionine--tRNA ligase, mitochondrial — MRSACCALTTNRTVILRLFNYLFHGRLSHIYTSESRRSMCRRPLLRCMCRDSQSSKPYYITTPIFYVNASPHIGHVYSAVTADCLHRYKLLKGCDSRFATGTDEHGLKIQQAAGIAGKDPLSFCTEVSESFKDVFQRCGISYTDYIRTTEQRHRRAVEHFWTVLHSKGFIYKGTYAGWYSTPDESFLTPTQVTDSTDSTGREIKISTESGHKVEWMKEENYMFRLSAFHSELLQWFRLNPKVIQPVKFHHLVLQWLEDDLPDLSVSRQKSRLQWGISVPGDPEQTIYVWLDALVNYLTVVGYPQNHAQRWTAAHHVIGKDILKFHAIYWPAFLLAAGLPLPQKIYVHSHWTVEGKKMSKSLGNVVDPREATKKFTVDGLRYFLLRQGVPDSDCDYYDDKVIKMCNSELADALGGLLNRCTALSLNPKQVYPQFSNICFPKESPEGLEGKAVSDDYRMLEAVYALPGLVEQHFEHLQVYKALEAITACVRQTNGFIQRHAPWKLDQNESKDKQWLDTILHVSLECLKVYGILLQPVVPDLADKILSRLGVKTEERNWDSLRFLVKYKGSDCTLEGRALGPDLGILFSRLERSQVISKNATRQKSKP; from the exons ATGAGGTCTGCGTGCTGTGCTCTCACAACAAACAGAACTGTAATATTAAGGTTATTCAATTACTTATTTCACGGAAGACTGTCACATATTTATACCTCAGAGTCCCGGAGGTCTATGTGCCGTCGTCCGCTTTTGCGATGCATGTGCAGGGATTCACAGAGCTCTAAACCATATTACATCACAACTCCCATCTTCTATGTTAACGCATCTCCCCATATTGGCCATGTGTATTCAGCAGTGACTGCTGACTGTCTACACAGATATAAACTCTTAAAGGGATGCGATTCTAGATTTGCCACAG GTACAGATGAACATGGTCTTAAAATCCAACAGGCAGCTGGCATCGCTGGCAAAGACCCTCTGAGTTTCTGCACTGAGGTGTCAGAgagttttaaagatgttttccAAAGATGTGGCATTTCGTACACCGACTACATTcgaacaacagaacaaagacatcgTCGGGCTGTTGAACACTTCTGGACGGTTCTCCATAGCAAGGGGTTCATCTACAAAGGCACTTATGCAGGATGGTATTCCACTCCAGATGAAAGTTTTCTTACACCAACTCAAGTCACTGACAGCACAGACTCAACTGGAAGAGAGATCAAAATATCTACTGAGAGCGGCCACAAG GTGGAATGGATGAAGGAGGAGAACTACATGTTCCGTCTCTCAGCATTCCACAGTGAACTGCTCCAGTGGTTCCGACTGAATCCAAAAGTCATCCAGCCTGTTAAGTTTCACCACTTGGTTCTTCAGTGGCTGGAGGACGACCTTCCCGACCTGTCTGTATCCCGTCAGAAAAGCCGTCTTCAGTGGGGTATCTCGGTGCCTGGAGATCCAGAGCAAACCATCTATGTGTGGTTGGACGCTCTGGTGAACTACCTTACAGTTGTTGGCTACCCGCAGAATCACGCTCAGCGGTGGACAGCTGCGCATCACGTCATCGGTAAAGACATTCTTAAATTTCACGCTATATATTGGCCTGCGTTTCTTTTAGCTGCAGGGTTACCGCTGCCTCAGAAGATATACGTGCACTCTCACTGGACAGTAGAAGGAAAGAAAATGTCTAAGAGCCTCGGCAACGTGGTCGACCCACGAGAAGCCACGAAGAAGTTCACAGTGGACGGCCTGCGCTACTTTCTCCTGAGGCAAGGGGTTCCCGACTCAGACTGTGACTATTATGATGACAAAGTCATTAAGATGTGTAACAGTGAACTAGCGGATGCCCTCGGTGGGCTTCTGAACCGGTGCACTGCTCTCTCACTTAACCCCAAGCAGGTGTATCCACAGTTCTCCAACATCTGTTTCCCAAAGGAATCACCTGAGGGACTTGAAGGAAAAGCGGTCTCAGACGACTACAGAATGCTGGAGGCCGTGTATGCTCTTCCTGGTTTAGTAGAGCAACACTTTGAGCATCTACAAGTGTATAAAGCATTGGAGGCCATCACGGCATGTGTGCGTCAGACTAATGGGTTTATCCAAAGACATGCACCATGGAAGCTCGACCAGAATGAAAGTAAAGACAAGCAATGGCTTGATACTATCCTTCATGTGTCACTAGAATGTCTCAAGGTATACGGTATACTCCTGCAACCTGTGGTGCCTGACCTTGCAGATAAAATTTTGTCTAGGTTGGGGGTGAAGACGGAAGAGAGGAACTGGGATTCTCTTCGCTTCCTGGTGAAATACAAAGGTAGTGACTGTACTTTGGAAGGACGAGCGTTGGGGCCTGATTTGGGAATACTGTTTAGTCGTCTTGAGAGGAGCCAAGTGATTTCTAAAAATGCAACCCGACAGAAGTCGAAACCTTAA